From the genome of Nocardia mangyaensis:
GAGAATTCCCGGCAGGCCAGCACCACGACATTCGGACGCGGCACGGTCCGGGCGGTCCCCGATCTGATCAGGGTGACGCTGTCGGTGGAGTCACGCGCCGCCACCGTCGCCGCGGCCTACGGGCGCGCCGGTGACCGGGTCAGCGCGGTCGTGGCCGCGTTGCGCGCGGCCGGGGTGAGCGATGCCGACCTGGCGACCAGCGGGCTGAGTGTGCGCACCGAGACCGTCTACACCGACAACGGGCGCAGTGAGATCTCCGGCTATCTCGCCTCCACCGGACTCAGCGTGTCGCTGCGCGACGGCACCGGGACCGAGCCCGCCGATGCCGTGGCGGCGGCGGTGAACGCCGGCGGTGATGACGTGCGCCTCGGCGGGTTGACCCGGGCAATCGCCGATCCCGAGCCCCTGCTCGCCCAGGCACGTGATGCCGCGTTCGACGACGCGAAGGCCAAGGCCGAGCAGTACGCGACCCGTGCGGGTGTGCGGTTGGGCGCGGTCCTGCAGATCACCGAGGACACCGCGTCAGCGCCGCGCCCCTACGACATCAGCGGCGACATGGAAGCACCGATGCTGATGGCCCGCAGCAGTTCCAGCGTGCCGGTGGTGCCCGGGGAGACCGAGGTCGGCGCAAGCGTGCGAGTCACCTGGGCGCTGGACTGAGCACGCGGGACGCACCGTCGCACTGAACGTGTCCTGCCGACCGCGTTCCCGGTCCGATGGGCCATCCCGCCGCAGGCGCGCCGCCCGTCGCGACCGTTGCGGGGCGCACCCGCGCACGGCGGAGCGGGCGATCGCCGATCGGTGCGTCGTCAACGATCCAAGAGCGCTACGCATTCGACGTGGTGTGTCGCGGGGAACGCGTCGAAGGCGCGCAGGTCGGCCAGGTGGTAGCCCGCGTCGAGGTAGAGGCCGAGGTCGCGGGCGAAGGCGGCCGGGTCGCAGCCGATGTGGACGATGCGCCGGGGGTCGGCGTCGGTGACGGCGGCGACGACCTCCTTGCCGGCGCCCACGCGGGGCGGGTCGAGGACCACGACATCGGGTCTGCTGTCGGTGGCGTGGGTGCGGGCCCAGCGCTCGACGCGGTCGGCGCGCAACTCCAGCCAGGGCAGGTCGGCCAGGGCGGCGGTGCCGTCGGCCACGGCCGAACGCGCCGACTCCACGGCCGCGACCGCGCCGGTCTGGCCGGTCTGCTCGGCCAGGCGCGCGGCGAAGACGCCGACTCCGCTGTAGAGGTCCCAGCCGGAGCCGCCGGGGACGAGCCCGGACCACTCGGCGATCAGGTCCGAATAGCATTGCGCGGCACCGCGATGCGCCTGCCAGAAGCCGGTCGCCGCGAGTTCCCAGCGGCGACCCGCCACATACTCCACGGCGCGACCGGATCCGGCCATCACCCACTCCTCGCGCGGCGCGTTGGTGGCCGACTTGCGGGCGGCGGCCCGGTCGCGCACGGCGCCGCGCTCGTCAGCGACGGGCTGGCCGGACTCGCGGCGGCGGGCCGGGCGCTGACCGCGTCCGCGGGTCGCGCCGCGCGGGGTCGAGGGACGGCCACCGGGCCGATCGGTCTCCCCGGTCGCGGCCAGTTCGACGATGTGGCGCACGCCGTCGCCGTCCACCGCGACGACCAGATCGGCGCCGGGGGTCCAGATCCGATCGGCGACACCGTCGAGGGCGCCCGCGACCGGCTGCGGACAACGCAGGTCCGGGATCACCGCGGTACTGCGGTAGCGGTGCACACCCGCCCGACCGGCCGGGTCGACCACCAGCCGCACCCGCGTCCGCCAGCCGCCGGTGTCCGTACCGCCATCGCCAGAGATCGGCTCGACCTCGATCGCACGCTCCACCTTGGCCAGCCTGCGCAGCTGCTCGGCCACCACGGTGGCCTTGAGCGCGCGCTGCGCGGCGGGCGTGGCGAAGGAGAAATCGCAGCAGCCCGCACCACCCGGACCCGACACCGGGCAGGTCGCCGGTATCCGGTCCGGGGACGCCTCGATGATCTCGACGGCATCGGCCCGGCAGAACGAGCCGCCCCGATCCTCGGTGACCCTGGCACGCACCAACTCGTCGGGGAGACCGTGCCGCACGAACACGACCCTGCCCTCGTGGCGGCCCACACAGAAGCCGCCGTGTCCGGGCGGCCCGAGCCGCACCTGGAATTCCTGTCCGCGCCAATCACTCACGGCCACACCCGCTTCCCTCGTTGCCGTTCATTCCCGACGATCCGGCCGCTCGAAGCCACGCCGTACCGATCCCGGCGCGTTCACCTCGGCGGACTGCTTGGCCCGCGTCGAGGAACTCAGCTGCCAGGGCACACTCGTCACCATCACACCCGGTTCGAACAACAGCCTGCCCTTCAGCCGCAGCGCGGACTGGTTGTGCAGCACCTGCTCCCACCAGTGCCCGACCACGTACTCGGGAATGAACACGGTGACCACAT
Proteins encoded in this window:
- a CDS encoding SIMPL domain-containing protein encodes the protein MSENSRQASTTTFGRGTVRAVPDLIRVTLSVESRAATVAAAYGRAGDRVSAVVAALRAAGVSDADLATSGLSVRTETVYTDNGRSEISGYLASTGLSVSLRDGTGTEPADAVAAAVNAGGDDVRLGGLTRAIADPEPLLAQARDAAFDDAKAKAEQYATRAGVRLGAVLQITEDTASAPRPYDISGDMEAPMLMARSSSSVPVVPGETEVGASVRVTWALD
- a CDS encoding class I SAM-dependent RNA methyltransferase — translated: MSDWRGQEFQVRLGPPGHGGFCVGRHEGRVVFVRHGLPDELVRARVTEDRGGSFCRADAVEIIEASPDRIPATCPVSGPGGAGCCDFSFATPAAQRALKATVVAEQLRRLAKVERAIEVEPISGDGGTDTGGWRTRVRLVVDPAGRAGVHRYRSTAVIPDLRCPQPVAGALDGVADRIWTPGADLVVAVDGDGVRHIVELAATGETDRPGGRPSTPRGATRGRGQRPARRRESGQPVADERGAVRDRAAARKSATNAPREEWVMAGSGRAVEYVAGRRWELAATGFWQAHRGAAQCYSDLIAEWSGLVPGGSGWDLYSGVGVFAARLAEQTGQTGAVAAVESARSAVADGTAALADLPWLELRADRVERWARTHATDSRPDVVVLDPPRVGAGKEVVAAVTDADPRRIVHIGCDPAAFARDLGLYLDAGYHLADLRAFDAFPATHHVECVALLDR